The Deltaproteobacteria bacterium region ATCGCTGCTGCCGGTGGGGTTTGTGACGCTTCCCACCTTGCTTCATCCTGGTCGGGCAGTGGTGAGCCTCTTATTTCAAAAATAAAAGTAAAAGAAGGCTATGGTGATCTCATCGAAACACTGATGGGTAATGTGCTTTTCGTCTCCTCCATGGAAGCGGGTTTAAAGGAGTGGGATACAGGTTTCAGGGGGGTGATCGTTACGGCTGAAGGGGAATTTATTGAGAGTAGCGGTGCTATTACCGGTGGAAAGAGTGAGGGGGGAAGTTTTGATCTTTTAAAAAGAGAAAGAGAAATAAAAGAAATTACCCTCCATGTTGCAGAGAAAAAGAAAGAGCTTAAAGAACAAGACGACAAGCGTCTTGAAATTCTGGAATGCGTCGAAAAGAGTGAAAAAGAACTGGATCAGTTAAAACGAAGAGAGTTTGATAAAGAGATCGAGATTGCAAATCTGGAAAAAGATAAAATAGCTGCTGAAAAAGAGGTCGGCAGGGAAGAGGAACGCCTCAGTATTATCTCCATGGAGGAGGAGCAGCTTTCAAAGGAAATCGGAGAGTTTAAGGCCGAGATAGAGGTATCAAAAGAAAAGATCCTGACTCTTGGAAATGATGAAGCGGACAAGGAAAAAGAGATCCGACGCATGCAGCAGGATATTTTTACCTTCAGCGAAACCGTTGAAAAGGTGAAAGAAGAACTTACCGAACTGAGGGTTTCCGGTAACAGCTTTATGGAAAAAGGGAGGCGCCTCGAAAGTGAGATCAGCTCTCTCAAGAGCGCAAAAGAAGAAACCCTGAGACTGCTCGAAAGAGATGAAAGGGCGCTTGCAAACGGCAAAGAGAGGCTGGGCCAGATCTCCTCCGATCTTTCAACAGGCAAGGAGATGCTCGACAGGCTTCTCGGTGAGCATGAAGGACTCAAGGAAGAACTGACGGGAAAGAAAAATGCCTATAATACGGTTGCTGAAGAGATAAGAATGATTGAAGCGGAGCTTAAGGACCTCCACCGTTCTCATGATGAGCTTAACCGCAATACTTCACAACTGAAGGTCTTTGTTGCCGAGAAGGAGATGGAGGTAAGGCACCTTGTAGAGGGAACGGTGGAAAAGTACGATATTGATCTTGTTGCAGGCTCCATAAATATCCCTCCCGTCGAAGCGGGTGCTGAAGAGCGCCTTGTATGGCTAAACGGCAAAATTGAGGAGATTGGAGAGGTAAACCTTACGGCCCTTGAAGAACATAAGGAAAATATGGAGAGATTGACCTTCCTCGAAACGCAGGAGAAGGACCTTGTCGAAGCCATGGAGTCCCTGAAAAGAACCATCAACAGGATTAATCGTACAAGCAGACAGCGCTTCAAGGAAGCCTTTGAATCGATTAATGAAAAGTTTAAAGATATTTTCCCCAAACTCTTCAGAGGGGGGCGGGCGGAACTGGTGCTCACCGATGAAAACGATTTGCTTGAAACGGGTGTCGACATTATTGCCCAGCCTCCGGGCAAAAAGCTCCAGAACCTGAACCTCCTTTCCGGTGGCGAAAAGGCGCTCACGGCAATTACGCTGATCTTTTCTATTTTTCTCTTTAAACCGAGTCCTTTCTGCCTTCTCGATGAGGTCGATGCGCCCCTCGATGATGCCAATGTGGGACGTTTTAACGAACTTGTACGGGAGATGTCGCTGTTGTCGCAGGTCATCATGATCTCCCATAACAAGAGTACCATTTCAATCGGAGATACCCTCTATGGTGTCACCATGGAAGATCCCGGCGTTTCCAAGCTGGTTTCTGTACAGTTAAACTGACTTGTGTTATAAGTAAATATAAGGAGTAGCGGAGGAAAAAAGAATGCCCTTTAAGGCGATAATGCGTAATCTTGTGGAGACAATCCCCGGCGCCAGAGGCGCAATATTTGTTGATTGGGAAGGGGAGGCCGTCGACCAGTACTCCCTTGATGAAGATGTTTATCAGTTGAAAGTGATGGGAGCCTACAAGGGAGTGATTCTCAAGCTCATTAATGAAGCCCAGAAGACAGTGGGCAGTACGGATATAAATACGGTAACCGTGAAGATGAATAAATACAGCATCGTCCTTTCCCCTGTGAAAGAAGGTTACTACGTAGCCCTTGTCGTGCAATCGGATACTATAATGAGCCGTGCTGCCTATATGATCAGGAAAAGTGTAAAAGACCTTGCAGCCAATATGTAGAATAACTTATTGTACCCCATATTTACCCCTCAAAAAACGATAGCAGTCAAGATAAAATGGAAGAAAGAAATATAGTTTACCTTACCAGGAAGATCGATTTCTGCGCTTCCCACAGGTACATTATTGAAGAGTTGTCTCAAGAGGAGAATTTCAGGCTTTTCGGCAAATGCAGTTACCGGCATGGACACGGGCATAATTATTCCCTCGAAGTGACCGTTAAAGGTGTGACTGATCCGAAGACAGGCATGGTGATTAATCTCTCGGAGCTTGACAGGATATTAAGATCGAAGGTTGTCGACGTGCTGGACCACAAATTCATCAATGTCGATGTTCCCTGCTTTGAAAAAAAGATTCCCACGACGGAAAATATTGCTATTTTCATCTGGGATTCCATTGTCGGCACCCTTCATGGCTGTCAGCTGCACAGGGTCCGTCTTTTTGAAGATCCTTATCTTTTTGCTGAGTATTATGGCGAATAAAAGAATATCTCTTACCCGGGTTTATCGTTTCAGCGCAGCTCACAGGCTCGCCTCTCCCTATTTTAATGATGATGAAAACAGGAAAATATACGGCAAGTGCAGTCATGCCTCAGGTCATGGCCATAACTATATACTTAGAGTAACCGTCAAGGGAGAAGTCGATTCGCTGACGGGGATGGTTGCCAATGTAGATGACCTTGATCGCATTGTTAACAGGCATGTCATCGACAAGCTGGATCATAAAAACCTCAATGAAGAGTTAAAGGACACCCCCATACTTACTTCAGAGTGTCTTATTAGTGAGATCTGGCGTCTGCTGACACCTTATGTGCAAGACCCTGCTATTGATAAAATAGAGGTTGAGGAAACGAGAAAAAACCGGTTCAAATATTATGGGCAATAAAAAAAAAGCTGCTTCGGGATTTTTATAACTATAAATTTGCATTTCCCTGTCATTTTGATATGATAGTGTTCCTGTGTGTCTATTTATATGTTAACTGTATGGAGGTAAGGCTATGAGAAAGAGTAAGGTTCTTGTTTTATTCGTTACAGTAATGGCTTTTGTTCTATCGGGATGCAATAAGGAAGAGGGTAAGGAATTTTACGCTGACGGTTCCCTGAAAGGAAAAGGGACTGTTCAGGCAGATGGTAAAAAAGAGGGGAAATGGAAGTATTTTTATGGCAATGGACTCATGATGTCCGAAGGGGAGTACCGCGATGGTCATAAAGTAGGCAAATGGAAATACTGGAACAAGAACGGCAAGCTTATTACCGTTAGAAACCACAATAAAGAAGAACTGCATGCGACGGAAGCGGCTGGAGCCGAAGAGCCCACCCATAAGGCGGAACCTGCTAAAACAAAGAAGCCCGAGGTGGAAGCTCCCAAAGCAGATACGCATGCGGCAGAAGCTCCCGAACCTGTGACAGAGGAAGCTGTTGCCGGCAAGGCTGAGTCTGAATCTGAGCCGTCAGTTCCTCTTGCAGCAACGATGGATGAGTGGAAGGCAAGAGCTGAGAAAAAGCATTAATCGGCAGAATTAAAGGCTCCCCCTGGAGCAATAGCTATTTATTATAAAGGGCATTTAATCTATGAGCCTAAACACTCATAGCGCCCTTTTTATTTTTTAATAAACTGAGGAAGAATACATTATGTTTGGCATCGGAATACCGGAATTAATTGTCATCATGGTCATCGCATTAATTGTTATCGGTCCGGAAAAACTCCCCGATATTGCCAAGACTCTCGGCAAGGCCCTGTCTGAATTCAAGAACGTTGTCGACGGGGTGAAGACGAGCATGGAAGAGGAACAGGAAAATATAGAAAAAAGTATTGATGAAAAACCTGACCGGGCTTATACCATGAGCCTGGGAGATAAAGAAGAAGCGCTTAAGAAAGATTATAAAGAGGCGCTTTCTCGGGAAGAAAGTAAAAAAGGGGTTCCTGCAAAGTCAGCCGGAAAAGGTTCCCGAATAAAAAAAGAGAGCGCTTCCGCAAAGGTGGACAGGCCAAAAAAGACAAGAATAAGAAAGGCAAAAGATGATGTTGTAAAAGAGGCTTGATGAGCCTCACCTTTCCAGCTTTTTGCCGAGCTTCTTCTCTACACTTGCAATTTTACCCTCAAGGCGCCCTTTTTTCCCTTGCCTGGCATCCACCTTGATATGGACTGATATTCGGTTGCAGTCTTCACTCATCCTGTCGTAACACTTTTTTACAACACTAAAGACCTCATCCCATTCGCCTTCCAGGACTGTTCCCATGGGATTTAATTTGTAGGGAAGGCCACTCTCGTCAATAATGTCGAGTGACCGCGCAACGTACTTGCTCAAAGATTCTCCCTTATCCATAGGGCTCATGCTGAATTCGAGTAAGACCATGTCAGATAACCTCCCTTAATTCATGTTTCCAAAAGATCAAAACGGATTTTTTAAGAATCGGGCAATAAGAAAAAAACAAGCCTGGCCGTGATCGTATGTTTATCATAACAAATCAGTGTTGATCTCTGTCTGCTTGAAAGATCAGGATGAGCGACTACTCTATGCTGTCGAGTATATTTTTGAAGCAGAGTGCTGTCGCTGTATTACCTGAAATCTCCAGCCTTCTTGAAAAAAAGACATTGTCAGGGTCGACTTTACTCAGGAGAAGACCGACAAGGACAGGGAATTCACCCTTCATAACGACGTCAGGTTCATCCTTGTGATGCAGTTTGACGGTAATATTTTTATCTTTAACGTAAAGGTAGAATTTCTGGCCCGTATCGGTCGATTCAAAGAGAAAATAATTATCGTCAATCTCTTCAAGCCTTTCCTTGAATTCGGGGTTGTTTTCCAGCACATGGGCCAGAAAGAGGCCGAGCCCTGCGCCTTGCATCCATGCGGGGATGAGTTTGAGAGGTTTGCTCGCCATGGTTATTAAATTTTCATTCATGCGTGAATTTTAGCATCCTTCCTGATATTTTGGCAATATCTATGTTGACTGTTAATGATCTTTATAGATAGGACCTTTCTATTATTGCCTGATCTTTACACCTGATTTGTCGGCAGCCAGAACAATCTTTTCAATATGATCATTTTTTTTGGTAAGATCGCAGAATATTTTTTTAATGTAAGGATCTCCTGTTTCGATGAGTCTGTTATATTTTTTTTCCACCACTTCCGTTTCAATCATAAATGCAATGGAGAGGGCCTCTTTATGATCGGTTCCTCCTTTTTCAACCCTCTTTTCAAGGGCTTCAATTTCGCGATAAGATTCTTCCAGTATGCCGGCGCCGAGAATGGCCCCTCCAAAAATATCCGGTTTGAGCCTTACCATAACCGATTCAGCATCAAGAAAAGCTGCATGCGCTTCCTCTTCGCTGACAAGCGTTTCCCAGAAGGAAGATGTTTCCTCCTCCTGGCTAAAGGCTTTCCTGAACAGGTCGTAAATATCAGCAATCTTGCGTTCGATTTTTGCTGCTGTCGTTAAAACTTCCAGTGCTTTCATTTTTTTCCGGCGCTTCTTTCTTTTAAAAATCGCAGCTTAATATTTTTCATAAATCTAATCAAGATAAAAGTAGTCCTTTATTGTCTTTTGAGAAAACAACCGTGAAAAAGTCTCAAAAAAAGATGCTTTGCTGCCATGAGGACTCATAAAACAACGCTTCTTAAGCCCTTAACTCTTAATTATAAAGCAGCGCTTGCCAATTTTTACCTCATATGTGTTATAGTTTTGTCATGTTAAAAAAAAATTTATCATTCACTATTATTATATTATTTCTATTTGCTCCCTCTCTTGTGTTTGCCTTAACGACGCCGGCAGGTCTTACGCTCGTTCCAGGTGATAAATCAATAGAGGTGAGCTGGATTGCCAACAGTGACAGCACAACCGATTATTATCTCTACTCAGGCCTTACAGCGGCTAATATCGAACCTCCCCTTATTATTAGCGGACAGGGAAGCAACAGCCACACACTTGCTCCCCTCTTGCCCAACACAACCTATTATGTCGCCATATCAGCTTACGATAACTTTGCCAACATTGAAAGCGGACGCTCTCCAGTACTTTCGGCAACAACACTCGATAGTGCCGGTCTTTCGGCGCCAACAGGTTTATGGATAGATTCGGCCTTTGGAATTGGAACGACTCATGCCGGTTTCCAATGGACGGCAAGCAGTGAACCGGATATTTCTTACTATACAATTTATTATGGAACGGCAACGGGAATCTACGATAATTCCCGTTCCACATCAGATACCGCGACATTTCTTAATGTAACGGGCCTTTCCCCATCAACAAGGTATTATGTTGCCCTTTCCGTGACGGACTCGTCCCCGGCCGAATCGGCCAGGTCGGCAGAAATTGTTGTCGATACCCTGCCCGACAGCAATGTTCCCAATGTTCCCGGCACACCGCAGGCGGCTATCAGCGGCAGCGGTGAGATTGAAATAAGCTTTACTGATAATAATGAAAATATGGCTGACTTTAGCCACTTTGTGGTGGCTTATGATACGGTAAGCACCTTCTTATCCTTCTCTGCTAATGCGGGCAGTCAGAATTCTTACCGACTTGGAGGGCTTACCATCGGATCAGATTATTATTTCGCCGTGAAAGCTGTCGATAGGAGGGGAAATGAAAGCAGTTACTCCGGCACAGGACATATTTTGGTGGAAGAGGTGAGAGGTTATCTCGATAAGTCGACTATGAAAGAGGGATGTTTTATTGCTACTGCTGTTTTTGGTTCCTATGATCATCCCTTTGTTAAGGTATTACGTGAATTTCGTGACAGCTATTTAAAAAGTAATGCCCCGGGCAGGAAGTTTATTCATTTTTATTACAAGGAAGGGCCGCAGGCGGCTGCTTATGTAAAGAAGAACTTTGTATTTAGAGTGCTCTCCTTTCTTTTTCTCCTTCCTCTCATTATTATGGCTTTTTTACTGGTTAAGCTCGGTCCCCTTGCTGCAACTTTTCTCTTCCTTAGCCCTCTTTTATTGAGATACCGGAAATATGCTTTTATGAGCTTTGTTGCATTCTTTCTGTTTTTACCCCAGCCTCAAAATGCTGTGGCAGGTGAGAATCATACGGTGGGAATGAAGATCGGTTATTTTGAGCCCTCTGATGATGACCAGTCTGAATATTATGATGCAACACCGATGATATCCCTCTTTTATGACCTCAATATGGCGT contains the following coding sequences:
- the smc gene encoding chromosome segregation protein SMC, whose amino-acid sequence is MKIKKLEIQGFKSFVDKVDMSFPNGIITVVGPNGCGKSNVVDAIRWVMGEQSAKHLRGKVMEDIIFNGSEERKPVGMAEVALTFDNSDGIAPADYAEFNEISVSRRLYRSGDSEYYINKLPCRLKDITELFMDTGVGTRAYSIIEQGKVGAIVTMKPEERRSLIEEAAGITKYKSKKNAALRKVDATEQNLLRVKDVMREVRRQINSLERQAKKAKAYKELRAEMREIEISMASRKYKEMVALLASEKEKLNSSIDRESALTASIAEREGIVEEKKLAAASAEESLRQAQDHAYKTSNRIVEFEQKIAFHEKELERLDGEEKRYSEEIVRLKSRLVDLAEQLETLEGERSALSKREEEGSVKLKSSEENYRKLSAEFTEKEKELERAKGEMVHIATMKSNLNNSIVHLGERLADIERRLERKRDERSRSQNVLEESNKRLASHSSSLEALYREKRTLDGSRSSEVDKLKGLKLNADAMEEKIKALDVEIHRKESKLHSLEELKNRYEGLETGVQAIMERHKKSSNGDGILGIVADFIEVPRAYEMAVGAVLDDKLQYVVVKDRTRGMEAIEYLKNESTGRGSFIAAAGGVCDASHLASSWSGSGEPLISKIKVKEGYGDLIETLMGNVLFVSSMEAGLKEWDTGFRGVIVTAEGEFIESSGAITGGKSEGGSFDLLKREREIKEITLHVAEKKKELKEQDDKRLEILECVEKSEKELDQLKRREFDKEIEIANLEKDKIAAEKEVGREEERLSIISMEEEQLSKEIGEFKAEIEVSKEKILTLGNDEADKEKEIRRMQQDIFTFSETVEKVKEELTELRVSGNSFMEKGRRLESEISSLKSAKEETLRLLERDERALANGKERLGQISSDLSTGKEMLDRLLGEHEGLKEELTGKKNAYNTVAEEIRMIEAELKDLHRSHDELNRNTSQLKVFVAEKEMEVRHLVEGTVEKYDIDLVAGSINIPPVEAGAEERLVWLNGKIEEIGEVNLTALEEHKENMERLTFLETQEKDLVEAMESLKRTINRINRTSRQRFKEAFESINEKFKDIFPKLFRGGRAELVLTDENDLLETGVDIIAQPPGKKLQNLNLLSGGEKALTAITLIFSIFLFKPSPFCLLDEVDAPLDDANVGRFNELVREMSLLSQVIMISHNKSTISIGDTLYGVTMEDPGVSKLVSVQLN
- a CDS encoding roadblock/LC7 domain-containing protein, encoding MPFKAIMRNLVETIPGARGAIFVDWEGEAVDQYSLDEDVYQLKVMGAYKGVILKLINEAQKTVGSTDINTVTVKMNKYSIVLSPVKEGYYVALVVQSDTIMSRAAYMIRKSVKDLAANM
- a CDS encoding 6-carboxytetrahydropterin synthase yields the protein MEERNIVYLTRKIDFCASHRYIIEELSQEENFRLFGKCSYRHGHGHNYSLEVTVKGVTDPKTGMVINLSELDRILRSKVVDVLDHKFINVDVPCFEKKIPTTENIAIFIWDSIVGTLHGCQLHRVRLFEDPYLFAEYYGE
- a CDS encoding 6-carboxytetrahydropterin synthase; this encodes MANKRISLTRVYRFSAAHRLASPYFNDDENRKIYGKCSHASGHGHNYILRVTVKGEVDSLTGMVANVDDLDRIVNRHVIDKLDHKNLNEELKDTPILTSECLISEIWRLLTPYVQDPAIDKIEVEETRKNRFKYYGQ
- the tatB gene encoding Sec-independent protein translocase protein TatB, which produces MFGIGIPELIVIMVIALIVIGPEKLPDIAKTLGKALSEFKNVVDGVKTSMEEEQENIEKSIDEKPDRAYTMSLGDKEEALKKDYKEALSREESKKGVPAKSAGKGSRIKKESASAKVDRPKKTRIRKAKDDVVKEA
- a CDS encoding MTH1187 family thiamine-binding protein → MVLLEFSMSPMDKGESLSKYVARSLDIIDESGLPYKLNPMGTVLEGEWDEVFSVVKKCYDRMSEDCNRISVHIKVDARQGKKGRLEGKIASVEKKLGKKLER
- a CDS encoding SCP2 sterol-binding domain-containing protein gives rise to the protein MNENLITMASKPLKLIPAWMQGAGLGLFLAHVLENNPEFKERLEEIDDNYFLFESTDTGQKFYLYVKDKNITVKLHHKDEPDVVMKGEFPVLVGLLLSKVDPDNVFFSRRLEISGNTATALCFKNILDSIE
- a CDS encoding fibronectin type III domain-containing protein, with translation MLKKNLSFTIIILFLFAPSLVFALTTPAGLTLVPGDKSIEVSWIANSDSTTDYYLYSGLTAANIEPPLIISGQGSNSHTLAPLLPNTTYYVAISAYDNFANIESGRSPVLSATTLDSAGLSAPTGLWIDSAFGIGTTHAGFQWTASSEPDISYYTIYYGTATGIYDNSRSTSDTATFLNVTGLSPSTRYYVALSVTDSSPAESARSAEIVVDTLPDSNVPNVPGTPQAAISGSGEIEISFTDNNENMADFSHFVVAYDTVSTFLSFSANAGSQNSYRLGGLTIGSDYYFAVKAVDRRGNESSYSGTGHILVEEVRGYLDKSTMKEGCFIATAVFGSYDHPFVKVLREFRDSYLKSNAPGRKFIHFYYKEGPQAAAYVKKNFVFRVLSFLFLLPLIIMAFLLVKLGPLAATFLFLSPLLLRYRKYAFMSFVAFFLFLPQPQNAVAGENHTVGMKIGYFEPSDDDQSEYYDATPMISLFYDLNMASFLSTELSAGYLYREGDVLTISGKKTAIESELTMVPLSLSMKFHLPITAYIGTYLGAGGDYWYFKEKSKVSDETLELGGYHGKIGLVLKKLPNLFDDKLARNFKVTLEAVYSRIDRFGDNERDLGGWTFNAGASISF